In Caloramator mitchellensis, one DNA window encodes the following:
- a CDS encoding valine--tRNA ligase — protein MEDNKNIAKNYNPKEFEERLYSEWLEKGYFTPKVDKNKEPFTIVIPPPNITGQLHMGHALDNTLQDVLIRWKRMQGYSTLWLPGEDHASIATEVKVEAELEKQGLYKKEMGREKFLEKVWEWSDKYRNRIKEQLMKLGSSCDWTRERFTMDEGLNRAVREVFVRLYEKGLIYQGNRIINWCPKCMTALSDAEIEYEEKQGNFYHIKYPAKSGEEYVIVATTRPETMLGDVAVAVNPKDERYKNLIGKTLILPLVNREIPVVADEYVDMEFGTGVVKITPAHDPNDFEVGQRHNLPQIVVMNEDGTMNELAGKYQGMDRYEARKSVIDDLKAQGLLIKIEEHNHNVGTHDRCSTVVEPLLSKQWFVKMQPLAEPAIKAVKEGKVQFIPDRFSKVYFNWMENIQDWCISRQLWWGHRIPVWYCDDCGKLTVQADDATKCVHCGSNNIHQDEDALDTWFSSALWPFSTLGWPENTEDLKYFYPTSVLVTGYDIIFFWVARMIFSGIEHMGEVPFKYVFIHGIVRDSQGRKMSKSLGNGIDPLEIIDQYGADALRFTLVTGNSPGNDMRFYMERVEAARNFANKIWNAARFAMMNLDENIQNYEAENLNNADKWIISRLNEVVKEVTENLNKFELGIALQKIYDFIWSEICDWYIELIKPRLYGDDLKDKAAAQFTLKTVLVDSLKLLHPFMPFITEEIYKHLTDETPSITIANWPEFSEDRIFDKEEQMMNHVIDAIRAVRNIRTEMNVPNSRKAKILLIPSNEESRTAFEDGRIYFERLANASEIVFINSDDIPKDAVSKVIPGGEIFLPLEDLIDREKEIERLIKEKERLEKEVERVVNKLSNPGFVNKAPQKVVDEEKAKKEMYEDMLKKVLERLEALK, from the coding sequence ATGGAAGATAACAAAAATATTGCAAAGAACTACAACCCTAAAGAATTTGAAGAAAGGTTATACAGCGAGTGGTTAGAAAAGGGGTATTTTACTCCTAAGGTAGATAAGAATAAGGAGCCTTTCACAATTGTGATACCGCCGCCAAACATAACAGGCCAGCTGCATATGGGTCATGCACTTGATAATACACTGCAGGATGTTTTAATTAGATGGAAGAGAATGCAGGGCTATTCAACACTTTGGCTTCCTGGCGAAGATCATGCAAGCATAGCGACAGAGGTTAAGGTTGAAGCTGAACTTGAAAAGCAGGGATTATATAAAAAGGAAATGGGAAGAGAAAAATTTCTTGAAAAGGTTTGGGAATGGTCAGACAAATATAGAAATAGAATAAAGGAACAGCTTATGAAACTAGGTTCATCCTGCGACTGGACTAGGGAAAGATTTACTATGGATGAAGGCCTAAATAGAGCAGTTAGGGAAGTTTTCGTAAGGCTTTATGAAAAGGGACTTATATATCAGGGGAACAGAATAATAAACTGGTGTCCAAAGTGTATGACAGCCCTTTCGGATGCGGAAATAGAATATGAAGAAAAACAAGGAAACTTTTATCATATAAAGTATCCTGCAAAAAGTGGAGAAGAATACGTAATAGTTGCAACAACAAGGCCAGAGACTATGCTCGGTGACGTTGCAGTTGCAGTAAATCCAAAGGATGAAAGATATAAAAACTTAATAGGAAAGACATTGATTTTACCTCTGGTTAACAGAGAAATTCCGGTTGTTGCTGATGAATACGTTGATATGGAATTTGGAACAGGAGTTGTTAAGATTACACCAGCCCATGATCCAAATGACTTTGAAGTAGGACAAAGACATAATCTACCGCAAATTGTTGTTATGAATGAAGATGGAACGATGAACGAACTTGCCGGAAAATACCAGGGAATGGATAGATATGAGGCAAGAAAGTCTGTCATAGACGATTTAAAGGCACAAGGGCTTTTAATAAAAATAGAAGAGCATAATCATAACGTAGGTACTCACGATAGATGCAGCACTGTAGTTGAACCTCTTTTATCAAAGCAATGGTTTGTAAAAATGCAGCCACTTGCAGAACCTGCTATTAAGGCGGTTAAGGAAGGAAAAGTTCAATTTATACCTGATAGGTTCTCAAAGGTTTACTTTAACTGGATGGAAAACATACAGGACTGGTGTATATCAAGGCAGCTCTGGTGGGGACATAGAATCCCAGTCTGGTATTGCGATGACTGTGGTAAATTAACTGTTCAGGCTGATGATGCAACAAAATGTGTTCACTGTGGCTCCAACAATATCCATCAGGATGAAGATGCCCTTGATACATGGTTTAGCTCAGCTCTTTGGCCATTCTCAACCTTGGGTTGGCCTGAAAATACTGAGGATTTAAAGTACTTCTACCCAACAAGCGTTTTAGTAACCGGTTACGATATAATATTCTTCTGGGTAGCAAGAATGATATTCTCAGGAATTGAACACATGGGAGAAGTTCCATTTAAATATGTTTTCATCCATGGAATAGTAAGAGACTCACAGGGAAGGAAGATGTCAAAGTCACTTGGAAATGGAATTGACCCGCTAGAAATAATAGACCAATACGGTGCAGATGCCTTAAGGTTTACATTAGTTACAGGAAACTCCCCTGGAAACGATATGAGATTCTACATGGAAAGAGTAGAGGCTGCAAGAAACTTTGCAAACAAAATATGGAATGCTGCAAGATTTGCAATGATGAACCTTGATGAAAATATTCAAAATTATGAGGCTGAGAACCTAAATAATGCAGATAAATGGATAATTTCAAGATTAAATGAAGTAGTTAAAGAAGTTACTGAAAACTTAAATAAGTTTGAATTAGGAATTGCACTACAAAAGATATATGATTTTATATGGTCAGAAATATGCGACTGGTATATTGAACTAATTAAGCCAAGACTTTATGGGGACGATTTAAAGGATAAGGCAGCAGCGCAGTTTACACTAAAAACAGTTTTAGTTGACAGCTTAAAACTATTGCATCCATTCATGCCATTTATAACAGAAGAAATTTACAAGCATCTTACTGATGAAACACCATCAATTACAATTGCAAACTGGCCTGAATTCAGTGAAGATAGAATCTTTGATAAAGAAGAACAAATGATGAATCATGTAATAGATGCAATTAGGGCTGTAAGAAATATTAGAACTGAAATGAATGTTCCAAATTCAAGAAAGGCCAAGATACTTTTAATTCCTTCAAATGAGGAATCAAGGACTGCCTTTGAAGATGGAAGAATATACTTTGAAAGACTTGCTAATGCATCAGAAATAGTATTTATTAATTCCGATGACATACCAAAGGATGCTGTTTCAAAGGTAATTCCAGGTGGAGAGATATTCCTTCCTCTAGAGGATTTAATCGACAGGGAAAAGGAAATTGAAAGACTTATAAAGGAAAAAGAGAGACTGGAAAAGGAAGTTGAAAGAGTTGTTAATAAGCTTTCAAACCCTGGCTTTGTAAACAAGGCACCGCAAAAAGTTGTTGACGAGGAAAAAGCTAAGAAGGAAATGTATGAGGATATGCTAAAAAAAGTATTAGAAAGATTGGAAGCATTAAAGTAA
- a CDS encoding L-lactate MFS transporter: MKRNVRWLYVILGIIIFICLGTVYSWSIFRKPLENMLGLSSTQSGLPFMVFLAFYAFLMPFGGKLQYKLKPNKVLWIGGILTALGWISSSYVNNIYQLIFTYGVIAGSGVGIAYGVPISVVTRWFPDKRGLALGMLLTGFGLSPFITAPIAKTLIDLYGPFITFRIMGNIFLILILSLSMPFKFPENVIQIGAVDDNAITTKEMLKDIRFYALWVCFAISTLVGLMIIGITSPIGEEIIKIDTKKVALLVSFFSIFNGIGRPIFGFLTDKIKPIFAINTSYVLILIAAIMMIFYSENSIILYTISLSLFWMNFGGWLAIAPSLTSKFFGNKYYSQNYGMLFTAYGIGAITGNLLSGISKDFFGSYKLVAYPIITLSVLGIIISNIFFIDKNEKQVIK; the protein is encoded by the coding sequence ATGAAAAGAAATGTAAGATGGCTTTATGTGATATTAGGAATTATAATTTTTATTTGCTTAGGAACGGTTTATTCTTGGAGTATCTTTAGAAAACCTTTAGAAAATATGTTAGGTTTATCTTCTACTCAAAGCGGACTACCATTCATGGTATTCCTAGCCTTTTATGCCTTTTTAATGCCGTTTGGAGGCAAATTACAATACAAATTAAAACCTAATAAAGTGCTCTGGATAGGTGGAATATTGACTGCTTTAGGCTGGATATCTTCATCCTATGTTAATAACATATACCAGCTAATATTTACGTATGGAGTCATTGCTGGGAGTGGAGTAGGAATAGCCTATGGAGTTCCTATATCAGTAGTCACAAGATGGTTTCCTGACAAAAGGGGATTGGCTCTAGGAATGCTTTTAACTGGTTTTGGCTTATCACCATTTATAACAGCACCTATTGCAAAAACGTTAATAGATTTATATGGACCATTCATTACATTTAGGATAATGGGTAATATATTTCTAATACTAATTTTATCATTATCGATGCCGTTTAAATTTCCTGAAAATGTAATTCAGATAGGTGCAGTTGATGATAACGCTATAACCACCAAAGAGATGTTAAAAGATATTAGATTTTATGCATTATGGGTATGTTTTGCAATATCAACTTTAGTAGGATTGATGATAATTGGAATTACCAGCCCTATTGGAGAGGAAATAATTAAAATTGATACAAAAAAGGTAGCCTTACTGGTTTCATTTTTCTCTATTTTTAATGGAATTGGCAGACCAATTTTTGGATTTTTAACTGATAAGATAAAACCAATATTTGCAATAAATACTTCCTATGTTTTGATTCTAATTGCTGCGATTATGATGATTTTTTATTCTGAAAATAGTATTATTTTATATACAATTTCTTTGAGCTTGTTTTGGATGAATTTTGGCGGCTGGCTTGCAATAGCACCTTCATTGACTTCAAAATTCTTTGGTAATAAATATTATAGCCAAAACTACGGCATGCTTTTTACAGCTTACGGAATTGGCGCAATAACAGGAAATTTATTGTCAGGAATTTCGAAGGATTTCTTTGGTAGCTATAAATTAGTTGCTTATCCTATAATAACGCTATCGGTTTTAGGAATTATAATTTCTAACATATTTTTTATTGACAAAAACGAAAAACAAGTTATAAAATAA
- a CDS encoding MFS transporter, whose translation MKINIVAIIYIFIFMIIVGFSENMRGLFIPIFKDDFNINNSMIGIMLTVSSLGYILFQYVGGILIQKHGHRRAYFFSLILIILSFLILSWAPNFYILLLAMFIFNLGVSLFSIGTNSIIPILFASYQAILMNLTHFCYGFGTSMGQRFTGIFLKNGVAWRTLYFWNGIIFSLLLVIFFFIRFPQVEIENEDEEVKFINVIRNKKVFLFIIALGLYVFSELSISNWFANFMITNYKFDTLRASAYLSLFFLVFTIGRFLGGFIVERFGYFNSLIFFFSVAATLFTLGLIGREKYIILISISGFFFSIGFPTIVVIVNNTFKIGKTYILGIIIAATSSINMILSFLVGYLNDRIGTYLTFFLIPISLIISLLTLLKIMNSVDNKL comes from the coding sequence ATGAAGATAAATATAGTAGCAATAATTTATATTTTTATTTTTATGATAATAGTTGGTTTTTCGGAGAACATGAGAGGTTTATTTATACCTATATTTAAAGATGATTTTAATATTAACAACAGCATGATAGGAATAATGCTTACTGTGTCATCATTAGGGTATATATTATTCCAGTATGTTGGTGGTATATTGATTCAGAAACATGGCCATAGGAGGGCATATTTTTTTAGTTTAATATTGATTATTTTGTCATTTTTGATTTTAAGTTGGGCTCCTAATTTTTATATTTTGCTATTAGCTATGTTTATTTTTAATTTAGGAGTTTCATTATTTTCAATAGGAACAAACTCAATAATTCCTATACTATTCGCAAGTTATCAAGCTATTTTGATGAATTTAACACATTTTTGTTATGGATTTGGAACATCTATGGGTCAAAGATTCACTGGAATTTTTCTAAAAAATGGAGTTGCATGGAGAACACTATATTTTTGGAATGGAATTATATTTTCATTACTATTAGTTATTTTTTTCTTTATTCGATTTCCACAGGTGGAAATTGAAAATGAAGATGAAGAAGTTAAGTTTATTAATGTTATTAGGAATAAGAAAGTATTTCTGTTTATAATTGCTCTTGGTCTTTATGTATTCTCAGAATTATCAATATCAAACTGGTTTGCTAATTTTATGATAACTAATTATAAATTTGATACATTAAGAGCATCAGCATATCTTTCGCTTTTCTTTTTAGTTTTTACTATAGGAAGGTTTTTAGGCGGTTTTATTGTAGAAAGGTTTGGATATTTTAACTCGTTAATATTTTTCTTTTCAGTTGCTGCTACATTATTTACTTTAGGATTAATTGGAAGGGAGAAATACATTATATTGATTTCTATTTCAGGATTTTTCTTTTCCATTGGTTTCCCAACAATTGTTGTGATAGTTAACAATACTTTTAAAATCGGGAAGACATATATACTTGGAATAATAATAGCAGCAACATCTAGTATAAATATGATTTTGAGCTTTTTAGTAGGATATTTGAATGATAGAATAGGAACCTACTTAACTTTCTTTTTGATTCCAATTTCATTAATAATTTCACTATTAACCTTGCTAAAAATAATGAATTCTGTAGATAATAAACTATAA
- a CDS encoding ABC transporter substrate-binding protein: protein MKKYLKLVSLALILFSTISFISCNKPKNTELTKIRLNEVVRSIFYAPMYAAINKGFFKEEGLEIELSTGQGADKTMQQVLSKNADIGFCGPEQVIYLYNQGRDDYAVLFAQLTKRDGSFLVGRNKEEDFKWESLRGKTVIGGRPGGVPEMTLEYVLRNHGIAPNKDIQIITNLAFTATAQAFKSGTGDYVALFEPTASMLEKEGGSYIVASVGKASGEIPYTCFFTTKSYLENYPDIIQRFTNAIYKGQLWVESHNSKEIADAVIDFFPGSDIELLTTVVERYKAQDTWAKNPILKEEALSRLMDIIQSYNSELLPSRPPYEKIVTNKFAEEAIKNIK from the coding sequence ATGAAAAAATATCTTAAACTAGTTTCTTTAGCTCTAATACTTTTCTCTACTATTTCGTTTATTTCATGTAATAAACCTAAAAATACTGAGCTTACAAAGATTAGGCTTAACGAAGTTGTGCGTTCAATCTTTTATGCACCTATGTATGCTGCAATAAATAAGGGCTTCTTTAAGGAGGAGGGGCTTGAAATAGAGCTTTCGACTGGACAGGGTGCAGATAAAACAATGCAGCAGGTTTTATCGAAGAATGCAGATATAGGTTTTTGTGGTCCTGAACAAGTTATTTACCTATATAATCAGGGAAGAGATGACTATGCCGTATTATTCGCACAGTTAACTAAAAGGGATGGAAGTTTCCTTGTTGGAAGAAATAAAGAAGAAGATTTTAAATGGGAGAGTTTAAGAGGAAAGACTGTTATTGGCGGAAGACCTGGTGGAGTTCCAGAAATGACATTAGAATATGTTCTAAGAAATCATGGTATAGCTCCAAATAAAGACATACAAATTATAACCAATCTTGCATTTACAGCAACTGCTCAAGCCTTTAAATCTGGAACCGGTGATTATGTTGCTCTATTTGAACCAACAGCAAGCATGCTGGAAAAGGAAGGCGGAAGTTATATTGTAGCTTCTGTCGGAAAGGCTTCTGGGGAAATACCTTATACTTGTTTCTTTACAACAAAATCATATCTAGAAAATTATCCTGACATAATTCAAAGATTCACAAATGCAATTTATAAGGGTCAGCTCTGGGTAGAATCACATAATTCTAAGGAAATTGCTGATGCTGTTATAGATTTCTTCCCAGGTTCAGATATAGAACTTTTAACAACTGTTGTTGAAAGATATAAGGCTCAGGATACATGGGCAAAAAATCCTATTTTAAAAGAAGAAGCATTAAGTAGACTTATGGATATAATTCAAAGTTACAATTCTGAACTTTTACCTTCAAGGCCGCCTTATGAAAAAATAGTTACAAATAAATTTGCTGAAGAAGCTATAAAAAATATCAAATAG
- a CDS encoding ABC transporter ATP-binding protein, with amino-acid sequence MYKLKIENLSVIYHTIDAETHAIDNINFEIKEGEFVSIVGPSGCGKSTLLNVIANLIKPSNGRVFIDEEEVVNYSNKIGYMFQKDYLLEWRTIFKNITIGLEIQKKMNSESIGKINDMLEKYGLSNFKNYYPRQLSGGMRQRAALIRTLALNPEVLLLDEPFAALDYQTRLAVSDDIYRIIKAEGKTVLMVTHDISEAVSLSDRVIVFSKRPAKIKNVHEIKFQIEDRTPLRVREAPEFKDYFNSIWKELDVHVE; translated from the coding sequence GTGTATAAGTTAAAAATAGAAAATCTTTCGGTTATTTACCATACAATCGATGCTGAAACACATGCCATTGATAATATCAATTTTGAGATAAAAGAAGGTGAATTTGTATCAATAGTGGGACCTTCTGGTTGTGGGAAATCCACCCTCTTAAACGTTATTGCTAATCTTATCAAACCCTCTAATGGAAGAGTTTTTATTGATGAAGAGGAGGTTGTAAATTATTCAAATAAAATAGGCTATATGTTTCAAAAGGACTATTTATTAGAGTGGAGAACAATATTTAAAAATATAACTATTGGATTAGAAATACAGAAAAAAATGAATTCTGAAAGTATAGGAAAAATAAATGATATGCTTGAAAAATATGGGCTATCTAATTTTAAAAACTATTATCCCCGTCAATTATCAGGAGGTATGAGGCAAAGGGCCGCACTAATTAGGACTTTAGCTCTAAATCCTGAAGTTCTTCTTTTAGATGAACCATTTGCTGCTCTTGACTATCAAACAAGGCTCGCCGTTTCAGATGATATATATAGAATAATTAAAGCTGAGGGAAAGACAGTTCTCATGGTAACTCATGATATTTCTGAGGCAGTTAGCTTAAGCGACAGAGTTATTGTATTTTCCAAAAGACCTGCAAAAATCAAAAATGTTCATGAAATCAAATTTCAAATCGAAGATAGAACACCATTAAGAGTTAGAGAAGCTCCCGAGTTTAAAGACTATTTTAACAGCATTTGGAAGGAGCTTGATGTTCATGTTGAATAA
- a CDS encoding ABC transporter permease: MLNKSVNYTKEHENYLRQVKRKKISIIITQILILIIFFSQWEIAARLKILDPFLVSQPSRMLKFMIKLYNQGELFKHIYVTCYETIIGFVFGTLLGTFIAVILWWWDFLSRVLDPYLVVLNALPKIALGPIIIFWVGNGRPAIVIIALMISVIVTIISVHSGFKEVDEDKIKLLKTFGANKFQILRYMVFPSSIPTIISALKINVGLSWVGVIVGEFLVAKEGLGFLIVFGGQVAQLDMVMLSIIILSIAAYVMYILVASIEKRFLGWRN, translated from the coding sequence ATGTTGAATAAAAGTGTTAATTATACAAAGGAGCATGAAAACTATTTAAGACAAGTCAAAAGAAAAAAAATTAGCATCATAATCACTCAGATTCTAATCCTTATAATCTTTTTTTCCCAGTGGGAAATAGCCGCAAGACTTAAAATTTTAGACCCTTTTTTGGTAAGCCAGCCATCTAGAATGCTTAAATTTATGATAAAATTATACAATCAAGGCGAACTTTTTAAACATATATATGTAACATGTTATGAAACAATTATTGGATTTGTCTTTGGAACATTATTAGGAACATTTATAGCTGTAATTTTATGGTGGTGGGATTTTTTAAGCAGAGTTTTAGACCCCTATTTAGTAGTTCTTAACGCTCTTCCTAAAATTGCATTAGGACCTATAATTATTTTCTGGGTCGGGAATGGTAGACCTGCTATAGTTATAATTGCTCTTATGATTTCTGTTATAGTAACAATTATTTCGGTTCACTCAGGCTTTAAAGAAGTAGACGAAGACAAAATAAAACTTTTAAAAACATTTGGAGCAAACAAATTTCAAATCCTAAGGTATATGGTTTTTCCATCAAGCATTCCAACAATTATTTCTGCATTAAAAATAAATGTTGGCCTATCATGGGTTGGTGTTATAGTCGGAGAGTTTTTAGTCGCTAAAGAAGGTTTAGGATTTTTAATAGTGTTTGGGGGGCAAGTTGCTCAGCTTGACATGGTAATGCTTAGCATTATAATTTTGTCGATTGCAGCATATGTTATGTATATCCTAGTAGCTTCTATTGAAAAAAGATTTCTTGGTTGGAGGAATTAG
- the glpX gene encoding class II fructose-bisphosphatase, which produces MLDIDLALGLVRITESAALNAAKFMGRGDKNAADGAAVDAMRKMFDLLPIRGTVVIGEGELDEAPMLYIGEKLGCGDENSIELDIAVDPLDGTNLIAKGLPNAIAVVAIAERGNLLHAPDMYMEKIAVGPKAKGVVNLDAPLSENIKNVAKALDKDVDEVTVIMMDRERHYHFMDEVRKVGARMKLITDGDIAAAIATGFEDTGVDLMVGIGGAPEGVIAAAALKCLGGDFQCRLYPMNDEERERCKKMGVKDLSKIMYLDDIVKGDEVYFAATGVSNGDLLKGVVYYQNETAKSQSVVMRAKTGTVRFINTIHKIY; this is translated from the coding sequence ATGTTAGATATAGATTTAGCCCTTGGTCTTGTTAGAATTACCGAGTCAGCAGCTTTAAATGCAGCAAAATTTATGGGACGTGGAGATAAAAACGCTGCGGATGGTGCCGCAGTTGATGCTATGAGAAAAATGTTTGATTTATTACCTATCAGAGGGACTGTAGTAATTGGAGAAGGCGAACTTGATGAAGCTCCTATGCTCTACATAGGCGAAAAGCTTGGCTGCGGCGATGAGAATTCCATCGAACTAGATATAGCTGTGGACCCATTAGATGGAACAAATCTTATTGCAAAGGGACTTCCTAATGCAATTGCTGTTGTTGCAATTGCTGAAAGAGGAAACCTGCTGCACGCTCCAGATATGTATATGGAAAAAATAGCTGTAGGTCCTAAAGCAAAGGGCGTAGTAAATCTTGATGCTCCATTGAGCGAAAACATTAAAAATGTTGCGAAAGCTCTAGATAAAGATGTTGATGAAGTAACAGTAATTATGATGGACAGAGAAAGACATTATCATTTCATGGATGAAGTTAGAAAAGTAGGTGCAAGAATGAAGCTCATAACAGATGGTGATATTGCAGCTGCTATTGCTACAGGATTTGAGGATACCGGCGTAGATTTAATGGTAGGAATAGGTGGTGCACCTGAAGGTGTTATAGCTGCAGCTGCTTTAAAATGCCTTGGAGGTGACTTCCAGTGTAGACTTTATCCAATGAATGATGAAGAAAGGGAACGATGCAAGAAAATGGGTGTTAAAGATTTGAGCAAGATTATGTATCTTGACGATATAGTAAAAGGTGATGAAGTATATTTTGCAGCTACAGGAGTTTCAAACGGCGACCTTTTAAAAGGTGTTGTATATTACCAGAACGAAACTGCAAAATCTCAATCCGTAGTTATGAGAGCCAAAACAGGAACAGTTAGGTTTATAAATACAATTCATAAGATATATTAA
- a CDS encoding aldehyde ferredoxin oxidoreductase N-terminal domain-containing protein, with protein MLNKDFINVLYIDMTNEQYRFEERKDLLKFIGGTGVAAKLLEENIKPELDPLAPEQPIIFANGPLSFVMPVCTKVVATFYSPHTREYGESHAGGRLAMAMRFNNIDAIVITGKAKHPEYLVIDDKVLFKDARAMWGLSVEDTGKILRQHTSGSGIRSSMRIGRAGENFVTYAGVNVDTYRHFGRLGLGAVFGSKHLKGIVIVGDESVKIPKENMKKYREVYDSIYDTVIKTDVMEKYHAVGTAINVLPLNEMNSLPSLNLQTTRYEHAEAISGENFAKEVLVRKVACSGCPIGCIHIGQFRREFDDGYEYETVNVSYDHELVFALGSFVGLKEPEEVLQLIDVVEREGLDAISTGIALGWATEAYKRGYITIDDTLMPFEFGVLPNYMAAVHYIATGKNEFYKALGRGVEFAAKKYGGEEFACHLGGNEMPGYHTGYGSVVGFAVGSRHSHLDNAGYSIDQGKVKEEEVVKKIFDEELERNILTSLVICLFARKVYNREVIIKALDAVGMQMDYKQLSNIAREILRTKYRIKAKLGYSLNKIKIPKRFFKTITLNGRLDEDKANQMIKEYIRVIEDLMKE; from the coding sequence ATGCTTAATAAGGATTTTATCAACGTATTATACATAGATATGACAAACGAACAATATAGGTTTGAAGAAAGAAAAGACCTTTTAAAATTTATCGGTGGAACTGGAGTTGCAGCAAAGCTTTTGGAAGAGAATATAAAACCAGAGCTTGATCCGCTTGCTCCAGAACAGCCAATAATTTTTGCTAACGGACCATTGTCATTTGTAATGCCGGTTTGCACAAAGGTTGTAGCAACTTTTTACTCTCCTCACACTAGAGAATATGGTGAAAGTCATGCAGGTGGTCGCCTTGCTATGGCAATGAGGTTTAATAATATAGATGCTATTGTTATAACAGGAAAGGCAAAGCACCCTGAATATCTTGTTATTGATGATAAGGTTTTATTTAAAGATGCAAGAGCCATGTGGGGACTTTCGGTTGAGGATACAGGCAAAATATTAAGACAGCACACCTCAGGGAGCGGAATAAGGAGCTCTATGAGAATAGGAAGGGCTGGAGAAAATTTTGTAACCTATGCTGGAGTTAATGTCGATACATATAGACACTTTGGAAGACTAGGGTTAGGTGCAGTTTTTGGCTCAAAACATCTTAAGGGTATTGTAATAGTTGGTGATGAATCTGTAAAAATTCCAAAGGAAAATATGAAAAAATATAGGGAAGTTTACGATAGCATATACGATACAGTTATAAAAACAGATGTTATGGAAAAATATCATGCTGTTGGAACAGCAATAAATGTTTTACCTCTTAATGAAATGAATTCGCTTCCATCTTTAAACTTACAGACTACGCGATATGAACATGCAGAAGCAATATCAGGAGAAAATTTTGCTAAAGAAGTATTGGTAAGGAAAGTAGCATGTTCAGGATGCCCCATTGGTTGTATTCACATAGGGCAATTTAGAAGAGAATTTGATGATGGATATGAGTATGAGACAGTAAACGTTTCATATGATCATGAGTTAGTTTTTGCTCTAGGAAGTTTTGTAGGATTAAAAGAACCTGAAGAAGTTCTTCAGTTAATAGATGTAGTTGAAAGGGAAGGGCTTGATGCAATATCTACTGGTATTGCACTTGGATGGGCAACTGAGGCTTATAAAAGAGGTTATATAACTATAGATGACACATTGATGCCATTTGAGTTTGGTGTCCTTCCAAACTATATGGCGGCTGTTCACTATATTGCAACAGGAAAAAATGAATTTTATAAGGCGCTTGGAAGGGGAGTTGAATTTGCAGCAAAGAAGTATGGCGGGGAAGAGTTTGCATGCCATTTAGGCGGAAATGAAATGCCAGGATACCATACGGGATATGGAAGCGTAGTAGGCTTTGCGGTTGGTTCAAGACATTCGCATCTTGATAATGCAGGATATTCAATTGACCAGGGAAAAGTAAAAGAAGAAGAAGTAGTTAAGAAAATATTTGATGAGGAATTAGAAAGAAACATATTAACAAGCCTTGTAATCTGTCTTTTTGCAAGAAAGGTTTATAATAGGGAGGTAATTATAAAGGCTCTTGATGCTGTAGGAATGCAAATGGATTATAAGCAACTCTCAAATATTGCAAGGGAAATATTAAGAACTAAGTATAGAATAAAAGCAAAATTAGGATACTCACTTAATAAAATTAAGATTCCAAAAAGATTCTTTAAAACTATAACATTAAACGGTAGACTTGACGAAGATAAGGCTAACCAAATGATTAAAGAATATATAAGAGTTATTGAAGATTTAATGAAGGAATAA
- a CDS encoding 4Fe-4S binding protein: MPKVLRVVDRRRCIGCLSCRQACARLRGDFSPSNAALDVKTAGGMSGEFIINICMACDEPACMEACKFGALTKRNGGGVVFHKEKCIKCGACARACSVSAIRMDKEGYPIICTHCGYCTKYCPHRCIATKEV; this comes from the coding sequence ATGCCAAAAGTGTTAAGGGTTGTAGACAGACGTAGATGTATAGGATGCTTATCCTGTAGACAGGCATGTGCAAGATTAAGGGGTGACTTTTCACCTTCAAATGCAGCTTTGGATGTGAAAACAGCAGGGGGAATGTCAGGTGAATTTATTATAAATATTTGCATGGCATGTGATGAACCAGCTTGTATGGAAGCGTGCAAATTTGGAGCACTAACAAAAAGAAATGGCGGAGGAGTAGTTTTTCATAAAGAAAAATGCATAAAATGTGGAGCATGTGCAAGAGCTTGTTCGGTTAGTGCAATTAGAATGGACAAGGAAGGATATCCAATAATATGCACGCATTGTGGTTACTGCACTAAATATTGTCCACACAGATGTATTGCTACGAAGGAGGTCTAA